Proteins encoded within one genomic window of Ranitomeya variabilis isolate aRanVar5 chromosome 4, aRanVar5.hap1, whole genome shotgun sequence:
- the GID8 gene encoding glucose-induced degradation protein 8 homolog — protein MSYAEKPEEITKDEWMEKLNNLHIQRADMNRLIMNYLVTEGFKEAAEKFRMESGIEPSVDLESLDERIKIREMILKGQIQEAIALINSLHPELLDTHRYLYFHLQQQHLIELIRQRETEAALEFAQTQLAEQGEESRECLTEMERTLALLAFDNPEESPFGDLLNMMQRQKVWSEVNQAVLDYENRESTPKLAKLLKLLLWAQNELDQKKVKYPKMADLSKGTVEDPK, from the exons atgAGCTATGCGGAGAAACCcgaggagatcaccaaggatgaATGGATGGAAAAACTGAACAACTTGCACATCCAGAGAGCAGATATGAATCGACTGATCATGAACTACCTGGTAACCG AGGGTTTCAAGGAGGCAGCAGAGAAATTCCGGATGGAGTCTGGTATTGAGCCTAGTGTAGACCTGGAGAGCCTGGATGAAAGGATTAAGATTCGGGAGATGATTCTTAAAGGACAGATACAGGAAGCCATCGCCCTGATCAACTCCCTTCATCCTGAGTTATTGGACACACACCGTTACCTGTATTTCCACCTGCAG CAACAACATCTGATAGAGCTGATCAGGCAGCGGGAGACAGAAGCCGCCCTAGAGTTTGCCCAGACACAGTTGGCCGAGCAGGGAGAGGAGAGCAGAGAGTGCCTGACTGAGATGGAGCGGACGCTAGCGCTATTAGCCTTCGACAACCCGGAGGAATCTCCATTCGGTGATTTGCTGAACATGATGCAGCGACAGAAG GTTTGGAGTGAAGTCAACCAGGCCGTCTTAGACTACGAGAACCGCGAGTCCACACCCAAACTGGCAAAACTCCTTAAACTGCTCCTTTGGGCTCAGAACGAGCTTGACCAGAAGAAAGTGAAATACCCCAAGATGGCTGACCTCAGTAAAGGCACAGTGGAGGACCCCAAGTAA